In Chroicocephalus ridibundus chromosome 12, bChrRid1.1, whole genome shotgun sequence, a single genomic region encodes these proteins:
- the NCOA5 gene encoding nuclear receptor coactivator 5 isoform X1 has translation MARGRKSNSINQSDFTNSTNPQDLERRLFIGNLPTDHMTREEMQEIFSKYGKIRALSMYHGYGFVQYDRLEDVQAALDGEKGRLYKGYRLDIKKAVERRNMNKASSRSSPARRDPYAYGDGRDARRDRSPLRGSPRRDPRDGRDGRNGRDSRDTRDIRARDMRDARDHRDRRDLRDPRDIRDPRDLRDPRDVRDLRDPREPLYDRYRDPRDMRDPRDMRDPRDMRDPRDPLHRRDDAYDRYLHIEDYCRRKDDSYYDRYKEHFDRAPGNSEDRLKREERRREELYRQYYEEIKRRFDAERPVDCSVIVVNKQTKEYAESVGRKVRDLGMVVDLIFLNTEMSLTQALDDVSRGGSPFAIVITQQHQVHRSCTVNIMFGTPQEHRNMPQADAMVLVARNYERYKTESREKEREEIARQAAKMADEAVLQERERPPPMEEGVRGGHPPGIQTLLNLLADNRYVTAEETDKVINYLRDRKERLLRGSTDSLQASMSRQSLGAPSGSSLGSQSSLPSSQAHQGSQPLVSAPSVPASSSNPQQELQAKILSLFNSGAAAAAAAVANSSSAASAGTSGGTPNQNFANMASGQARSAPISAGNLNQAQQRLQTPSTQLPALQGPSRNAGPRPGAPPQAQSLYGQHQNRLPAPANVPAQRPVSSGINFDNPSVQKALDTLIQSGPALSHLVSQTVAQGRAGSSAQQPMGSYQRHY, from the exons ATGGCTCGAGGACGCAAGAGCAATAGCATCAATCAGAGCGACTTCACTAACAGCACCAATCCTCAGGATTTAGAGAGAAGACTTTTTATCGGCAATTTGCCCACAGACCACATGACTCGTGAAGAAATGCAAgagatattttcaaaatatgGCAAAATCAGGG CCCTCAGCATGTACCATGGCTATGGGTTCGTGCAGTATGACCGTCTAGAAGATGTCCAGGCCGCTCTGGACGGTGAGAAGGGTCGCCTTTATAAAGGGTATAGATTAG atattaaaaaagcagtggaaagaagaaatatgaataAGGCTTCATCAAGGTCCAGTCCGGCACGAAG AGACCCATATGCCTACGGGGATGGCCGAGATGCCAGACGTGACCGCTCCCCTCTTCGGGGGAGCCCACGGAGAGACCCCAGAGATGGCAGGGATGGTAGAAACGGGCGAGATTCCAGAGACACTCGAGACATTCGAGCTAGAGACATGCGTGATGCCAGAGACCACAGGGACCGACGGGACCTGCGAGACCCACGGGATATCAGGGATCCAAGAGACTTGCGGGACCCTCGCGATGTTAGAGATCTTCGTGACCCACGGGAGCCGCTGTATGATCGATACAGGGATCCACGGGATATGAGGGACCCACGGGATATGAGAGATCCACGGGATATGAGAGACCCTCGGGACCCTTTGCACAG ACGAGATGACGCTTATGACCGTTACCTTCACATTGAAGACTACTGTCGGCGGAAGGATGACTCTTACTATGACCGTTACAAAGAGCATTTTGATAGAGCTCCAGGGAATTCAGAAG ACCGTCTGAAGCGTGAGGAGCGGCGCCGAGAGGAGCTATACCGTCAGTACTACGAGGAAATCAAGAGACGTTTTGATGCAGAGAGACCTGTGGATTGTTCTGTGATCGTGGTGAATAAACAGACAAA GGAGTACGCGGAGTCAGTGGGGCGGAAGGTGCGGGATCTGGGCATGGTAGTGGACCTGATCTTCCTCAACACAGAGATGTCACTGACGCAAGCCCTGGACGATGTGAGCAGAGGAGGGTCTCCTTTTGCCATTGTCATCACCCAGCAGCATCAAGTTCACCGCTCTTGCACTGTTAACATCATGTTTGGCACCCCACAAG AGCACCGCAACATGCCCCAAGCTGATGCCATGGTGCTGGTGGCAAGGAATTACGAGCGCTACAAAACAGAGTCACGGGAGAAGGAGCGCGAGGAAATCGCCCGGCAGGCTGCCAAGATGGCAGATGAAGCTGTTCTGCAGGAGCGGGAGCGCCCACCCCCCATGGAGGAGGGTGTCAGAGGAGGTCACCCTCCAGGGATTCAGACTCTCTTGAACCTGCTGGCAGACAATCGCTATGTAACTGCTGAGGAGACTGATAAAGTAATTAATTACTTGAGAGACCGGAAGGAACGGTTACTGAGGGGAAGCACTGATTCTCTGCAGG cATCCATGTCAAGACAGTCTTTGGGGGCACCTTCAGGATCATCTCTGGGTAGTCAGTCCAGCCTTCCAAGCTCTCAGGCTCATCAGGGTTCACAGCCTCTGGTCTCTGCTCCTTCTGTTCCAGCGTCCTCTTCTAATCCCCAGCAGGAGCTTCAAGCAAAAATCCTCAGTCTCTTCAAcagtggggcagcagcagcagcagctgctgtagcAAACAGCAGTTCTGCAGCCTCTGCGGGCACTTCAGGTGGCACTCCGAACCAGAACTTTGCTAACATGGCCAGCGGTCAGGCCCGGTCAGCACCAATCAGCGCTGGAAATTTAAACCAGGCTCAGCAGAGATTGCAGACTCCAAGCACGCAGCTTCCTGCTCTCCAAGGCCCTTCAAGAAATGCAGGTCCAAGACCTGGAGCTCCTCCACAAGCTCAGTCGCTCTATGGTCAGCACCAGAATCGCCTCCCTGCACCTGCCAATGTACCTGCTCAAAGGCCAGTATCTTCTGGTATCAACTTTGACAACCCTAGTGTACAGAAAGCCTTGGACACCCTTATCCAGAGTGGTCCTGCACTCTCCCACCTAGTGAGCCAAACCGTGGCCCAGGGGCGAGCAGGGTCCTCAGCCCAGCAACCTATGGGTTCTTACCAGCGACACTATTAA
- the NCOA5 gene encoding nuclear receptor coactivator 5 isoform X3, translating into MRDARDHRDRRDLRDPRDIRDPRDLRDPRDVRDLRDPREPLYDRYRDPRDMRDPRDMRDPRDMRDPRDPLHRRDDAYDRYLHIEDYCRRKDDSYYDRYKEHFDRAPGNSEDRLKREERRREELYRQYYEEIKRRFDAERPVDCSVIVVNKQTKEYAESVGRKVRDLGMVVDLIFLNTEMSLTQALDDVSRGGSPFAIVITQQHQVHRSCTVNIMFGTPQEHRNMPQADAMVLVARNYERYKTESREKEREEIARQAAKMADEAVLQERERPPPMEEGVRGGHPPGIQTLLNLLADNRYVTAEETDKVINYLRDRKERLLRGSTDSLQASMSRQSLGAPSGSSLGSQSSLPSSQAHQGSQPLVSAPSVPASSSNPQQELQAKILSLFNSGAAAAAAAVANSSSAASAGTSGGTPNQNFANMASGQARSAPISAGNLNQAQQRLQTPSTQLPALQGPSRNAGPRPGAPPQAQSLYGQHQNRLPAPANVPAQRPVSSGINFDNPSVQKALDTLIQSGPALSHLVSQTVAQGRAGSSAQQPMGSYQRHY; encoded by the exons ATGCGTGATGCCAGAGACCACAGGGACCGACGGGACCTGCGAGACCCACGGGATATCAGGGATCCAAGAGACTTGCGGGACCCTCGCGATGTTAGAGATCTTCGTGACCCACGGGAGCCGCTGTATGATCGATACAGGGATCCACGGGATATGAGGGACCCACGGGATATGAGAGATCCACGGGATATGAGAGACCCTCGGGACCCTTTGCACAG ACGAGATGACGCTTATGACCGTTACCTTCACATTGAAGACTACTGTCGGCGGAAGGATGACTCTTACTATGACCGTTACAAAGAGCATTTTGATAGAGCTCCAGGGAATTCAGAAG ACCGTCTGAAGCGTGAGGAGCGGCGCCGAGAGGAGCTATACCGTCAGTACTACGAGGAAATCAAGAGACGTTTTGATGCAGAGAGACCTGTGGATTGTTCTGTGATCGTGGTGAATAAACAGACAAA GGAGTACGCGGAGTCAGTGGGGCGGAAGGTGCGGGATCTGGGCATGGTAGTGGACCTGATCTTCCTCAACACAGAGATGTCACTGACGCAAGCCCTGGACGATGTGAGCAGAGGAGGGTCTCCTTTTGCCATTGTCATCACCCAGCAGCATCAAGTTCACCGCTCTTGCACTGTTAACATCATGTTTGGCACCCCACAAG AGCACCGCAACATGCCCCAAGCTGATGCCATGGTGCTGGTGGCAAGGAATTACGAGCGCTACAAAACAGAGTCACGGGAGAAGGAGCGCGAGGAAATCGCCCGGCAGGCTGCCAAGATGGCAGATGAAGCTGTTCTGCAGGAGCGGGAGCGCCCACCCCCCATGGAGGAGGGTGTCAGAGGAGGTCACCCTCCAGGGATTCAGACTCTCTTGAACCTGCTGGCAGACAATCGCTATGTAACTGCTGAGGAGACTGATAAAGTAATTAATTACTTGAGAGACCGGAAGGAACGGTTACTGAGGGGAAGCACTGATTCTCTGCAGG cATCCATGTCAAGACAGTCTTTGGGGGCACCTTCAGGATCATCTCTGGGTAGTCAGTCCAGCCTTCCAAGCTCTCAGGCTCATCAGGGTTCACAGCCTCTGGTCTCTGCTCCTTCTGTTCCAGCGTCCTCTTCTAATCCCCAGCAGGAGCTTCAAGCAAAAATCCTCAGTCTCTTCAAcagtggggcagcagcagcagcagctgctgtagcAAACAGCAGTTCTGCAGCCTCTGCGGGCACTTCAGGTGGCACTCCGAACCAGAACTTTGCTAACATGGCCAGCGGTCAGGCCCGGTCAGCACCAATCAGCGCTGGAAATTTAAACCAGGCTCAGCAGAGATTGCAGACTCCAAGCACGCAGCTTCCTGCTCTCCAAGGCCCTTCAAGAAATGCAGGTCCAAGACCTGGAGCTCCTCCACAAGCTCAGTCGCTCTATGGTCAGCACCAGAATCGCCTCCCTGCACCTGCCAATGTACCTGCTCAAAGGCCAGTATCTTCTGGTATCAACTTTGACAACCCTAGTGTACAGAAAGCCTTGGACACCCTTATCCAGAGTGGTCCTGCACTCTCCCACCTAGTGAGCCAAACCGTGGCCCAGGGGCGAGCAGGGTCCTCAGCCCAGCAACCTATGGGTTCTTACCAGCGACACTATTAA
- the NCOA5 gene encoding nuclear receptor coactivator 5 isoform X2: protein MNKASSRSSPARRDPYAYGDGRDARRDRSPLRGSPRRDPRDGRDGRNGRDSRDTRDIRARDMRDARDHRDRRDLRDPRDIRDPRDLRDPRDVRDLRDPREPLYDRYRDPRDMRDPRDMRDPRDMRDPRDPLHRRDDAYDRYLHIEDYCRRKDDSYYDRYKEHFDRAPGNSEDRLKREERRREELYRQYYEEIKRRFDAERPVDCSVIVVNKQTKEYAESVGRKVRDLGMVVDLIFLNTEMSLTQALDDVSRGGSPFAIVITQQHQVHRSCTVNIMFGTPQEHRNMPQADAMVLVARNYERYKTESREKEREEIARQAAKMADEAVLQERERPPPMEEGVRGGHPPGIQTLLNLLADNRYVTAEETDKVINYLRDRKERLLRGSTDSLQASMSRQSLGAPSGSSLGSQSSLPSSQAHQGSQPLVSAPSVPASSSNPQQELQAKILSLFNSGAAAAAAAVANSSSAASAGTSGGTPNQNFANMASGQARSAPISAGNLNQAQQRLQTPSTQLPALQGPSRNAGPRPGAPPQAQSLYGQHQNRLPAPANVPAQRPVSSGINFDNPSVQKALDTLIQSGPALSHLVSQTVAQGRAGSSAQQPMGSYQRHY, encoded by the exons atgaataAGGCTTCATCAAGGTCCAGTCCGGCACGAAG AGACCCATATGCCTACGGGGATGGCCGAGATGCCAGACGTGACCGCTCCCCTCTTCGGGGGAGCCCACGGAGAGACCCCAGAGATGGCAGGGATGGTAGAAACGGGCGAGATTCCAGAGACACTCGAGACATTCGAGCTAGAGACATGCGTGATGCCAGAGACCACAGGGACCGACGGGACCTGCGAGACCCACGGGATATCAGGGATCCAAGAGACTTGCGGGACCCTCGCGATGTTAGAGATCTTCGTGACCCACGGGAGCCGCTGTATGATCGATACAGGGATCCACGGGATATGAGGGACCCACGGGATATGAGAGATCCACGGGATATGAGAGACCCTCGGGACCCTTTGCACAG ACGAGATGACGCTTATGACCGTTACCTTCACATTGAAGACTACTGTCGGCGGAAGGATGACTCTTACTATGACCGTTACAAAGAGCATTTTGATAGAGCTCCAGGGAATTCAGAAG ACCGTCTGAAGCGTGAGGAGCGGCGCCGAGAGGAGCTATACCGTCAGTACTACGAGGAAATCAAGAGACGTTTTGATGCAGAGAGACCTGTGGATTGTTCTGTGATCGTGGTGAATAAACAGACAAA GGAGTACGCGGAGTCAGTGGGGCGGAAGGTGCGGGATCTGGGCATGGTAGTGGACCTGATCTTCCTCAACACAGAGATGTCACTGACGCAAGCCCTGGACGATGTGAGCAGAGGAGGGTCTCCTTTTGCCATTGTCATCACCCAGCAGCATCAAGTTCACCGCTCTTGCACTGTTAACATCATGTTTGGCACCCCACAAG AGCACCGCAACATGCCCCAAGCTGATGCCATGGTGCTGGTGGCAAGGAATTACGAGCGCTACAAAACAGAGTCACGGGAGAAGGAGCGCGAGGAAATCGCCCGGCAGGCTGCCAAGATGGCAGATGAAGCTGTTCTGCAGGAGCGGGAGCGCCCACCCCCCATGGAGGAGGGTGTCAGAGGAGGTCACCCTCCAGGGATTCAGACTCTCTTGAACCTGCTGGCAGACAATCGCTATGTAACTGCTGAGGAGACTGATAAAGTAATTAATTACTTGAGAGACCGGAAGGAACGGTTACTGAGGGGAAGCACTGATTCTCTGCAGG cATCCATGTCAAGACAGTCTTTGGGGGCACCTTCAGGATCATCTCTGGGTAGTCAGTCCAGCCTTCCAAGCTCTCAGGCTCATCAGGGTTCACAGCCTCTGGTCTCTGCTCCTTCTGTTCCAGCGTCCTCTTCTAATCCCCAGCAGGAGCTTCAAGCAAAAATCCTCAGTCTCTTCAAcagtggggcagcagcagcagcagctgctgtagcAAACAGCAGTTCTGCAGCCTCTGCGGGCACTTCAGGTGGCACTCCGAACCAGAACTTTGCTAACATGGCCAGCGGTCAGGCCCGGTCAGCACCAATCAGCGCTGGAAATTTAAACCAGGCTCAGCAGAGATTGCAGACTCCAAGCACGCAGCTTCCTGCTCTCCAAGGCCCTTCAAGAAATGCAGGTCCAAGACCTGGAGCTCCTCCACAAGCTCAGTCGCTCTATGGTCAGCACCAGAATCGCCTCCCTGCACCTGCCAATGTACCTGCTCAAAGGCCAGTATCTTCTGGTATCAACTTTGACAACCCTAGTGTACAGAAAGCCTTGGACACCCTTATCCAGAGTGGTCCTGCACTCTCCCACCTAGTGAGCCAAACCGTGGCCCAGGGGCGAGCAGGGTCCTCAGCCCAGCAACCTATGGGTTCTTACCAGCGACACTATTAA